A stretch of the Massilia varians genome encodes the following:
- a CDS encoding tyrosine-type recombinase/integrase, translated as MPKDLLTDAKIRTAKPADAAYKLGDGGGLFLLVNKSGSKLWRLKFRLGGKEGLFAIGTYPAVGLAEARAARDAAKELIKQGINPSHHRKDERQRNIDEAAARKRAMKSSFAKVSAAYLADAKPHYTEGSYRTKESRIRKFLSPKLDALPMNEIGPNEIRPILLACKEHGAWAGIHVKGDLSAIFEYAVVHGLADLNPIPGLKGLLRIPASQSKAVMTPAQIREFYHKLRAYRGYPETAICLRLIALTACRPGEAADAEWSEFDLEARLWRRPAEKMKARRDHVSPLSEPVLRLLDELRPITGNGRYLFPHRSGEGFTTPNRLTYAMRDMNLGPQTTPHCWRTTFSTWANEQGFRPDAIERQLAHVESNKVRATYNKALLVEERRKIMDAWAENLRAAEEHRLT; from the coding sequence ATGCCCAAGGACCTCCTCACTGACGCCAAAATCAGAACAGCGAAGCCTGCCGACGCCGCCTACAAGCTAGGCGATGGTGGCGGGCTTTTCCTTTTGGTAAATAAATCCGGTTCCAAGCTATGGCGCCTCAAGTTCCGCCTCGGTGGAAAGGAGGGCCTGTTCGCCATCGGGACTTACCCCGCCGTCGGCCTCGCCGAGGCCAGAGCGGCGCGCGACGCCGCCAAAGAACTGATCAAGCAAGGGATCAACCCATCCCATCACCGGAAAGACGAGCGGCAGAGAAATATCGACGAGGCCGCAGCCCGGAAGCGCGCCATGAAGAGCTCGTTCGCCAAGGTGTCTGCCGCCTATCTTGCAGACGCCAAGCCTCACTACACCGAGGGCTCGTATCGAACGAAGGAGTCGCGGATCAGGAAATTTCTGTCACCCAAGCTCGACGCCCTCCCCATGAACGAGATTGGACCCAATGAAATCAGGCCGATCCTGCTGGCGTGCAAGGAACATGGCGCTTGGGCTGGTATCCACGTTAAGGGTGATCTCTCGGCGATCTTCGAGTACGCCGTCGTCCATGGTCTGGCCGATTTGAATCCCATCCCTGGGCTGAAAGGGCTGCTGCGCATTCCGGCCAGTCAAAGCAAGGCGGTGATGACCCCGGCTCAGATTCGCGAGTTCTACCACAAGCTGCGCGCCTATCGTGGCTACCCTGAAACCGCAATCTGTCTTCGGCTGATCGCACTGACGGCTTGCCGTCCCGGTGAGGCGGCGGACGCAGAGTGGTCGGAATTCGATCTCGAAGCCCGTTTGTGGCGGCGTCCGGCCGAGAAGATGAAAGCGCGCCGTGATCATGTCAGTCCACTGTCCGAGCCCGTCTTGCGCCTGCTCGACGAGCTTCGCCCGATTACCGGCAATGGGCGCTATCTGTTTCCCCATCGAAGCGGCGAGGGCTTCACCACACCCAACCGGTTGACCTATGCGATGCGGGACATGAACCTCGGTCCGCAAACCACTCCGCACTGCTGGAGGACGACCTTCTCGACCTGGGCCAACGAACAAGGATTCAGGCCCGATGCGATCGAGCGCCAACTGGCGCACGTCGAGAGCAACAAAGTCCGCGCGACGTATAACAAGGCGCTTCTGGTAGAAGAGCGACGCAAGATCATGGATGCCTGGGCGGAGAATCTACGTGCGGCTGAGGAGCATCGGCTCACTTGA
- a CDS encoding helix-turn-helix transcriptional regulator — protein sequence MAQQDQQTSRVLRRPKVQERTGLSKSGIYLAIQNGEFPRPIQIGKRAVGWLECDIEAWLRERIARRAEA from the coding sequence ATGGCTCAACAGGATCAACAGACATCCCGAGTATTGCGCAGGCCGAAGGTCCAAGAGCGCACGGGCCTTTCCAAGAGCGGGATTTATTTAGCAATTCAAAACGGGGAGTTCCCCCGCCCCATCCAGATTGGAAAGCGGGCCGTTGGGTGGCTCGAATGCGACATTGAGGCTTGGCTACGGGAGCGGATCGCACGGCGGGCTGAAGCGTAA
- a CDS encoding replication protein RepA produces MSNRFLVGDPPGVLLLWREGYRHYLISKGMPPEVASAIAARMPYRVDLYPVLDHDGRSPAKSCDVGSNTVQHATGKTSATASCSTTARMRRLLEAASEIAVEPPSGDNIVFLHSTMCQLGLPRSEVQGSVFERRCGNKALRVTAGCLWDGERFVQQPVPYGSFPRLILSRINAAAKRLDSPEVSLGRSGRELLRTLGKDTSGGKKGAYTMLKRQMLAVVASRLMLGFNAGEKAITRDSSPFEQIEAWQVKGEQPLEWPQTIILSESYFTELAERAVPLDWRALKALRGSALAMDVYTMLAERLHRISGRSLVYWSNFFEQFGQEYQGKHPLEDFKRAFRLALRDALTVYPQARVKKVTGGLLLLPSPPPVPYKEK; encoded by the coding sequence ATGTCAAATCGTTTCCTCGTGGGCGATCCGCCCGGTGTCTTGCTTTTGTGGCGCGAGGGTTACCGCCATTATCTGATCAGCAAAGGCATGCCGCCAGAGGTGGCGTCCGCTATTGCGGCCAGGATGCCATATCGGGTCGATCTGTACCCTGTTCTCGACCATGATGGGCGATCGCCGGCCAAAAGCTGCGACGTTGGCTCGAACACCGTTCAGCACGCTACCGGAAAAACCTCTGCAACCGCTTCATGTTCCACGACTGCACGTATGCGCCGTTTGTTGGAGGCCGCGTCCGAAATCGCGGTCGAACCACCCAGCGGCGATAACATCGTGTTCCTCCATTCGACAATGTGCCAACTTGGGCTGCCCAGATCGGAAGTCCAGGGCTCAGTCTTCGAGCGGCGGTGTGGTAACAAGGCGCTCCGCGTGACTGCAGGCTGCCTTTGGGATGGTGAGCGCTTTGTGCAACAGCCCGTTCCATATGGGTCTTTCCCGCGCTTAATACTTTCAAGGATCAATGCGGCGGCGAAGCGCCTCGATTCCCCGGAAGTATCACTTGGCAGAAGCGGGCGTGAGCTCCTGCGCACGCTCGGCAAGGACACGTCCGGCGGCAAGAAAGGGGCGTACACGATGCTGAAGCGCCAGATGCTCGCGGTCGTCGCGAGCCGCTTGATGCTGGGCTTCAATGCTGGCGAGAAAGCGATTACCAGAGACAGTTCGCCGTTCGAGCAAATCGAAGCATGGCAGGTGAAGGGTGAGCAGCCGCTCGAATGGCCACAAACCATCATCCTCTCCGAATCCTACTTCACGGAGCTGGCCGAGCGCGCTGTGCCACTCGACTGGCGCGCGCTGAAGGCGTTAAGAGGATCAGCCCTTGCTATGGATGTATACACGATGCTCGCCGAACGACTTCACCGTATTTCGGGGCGGTCGTTAGTCTATTGGAGCAACTTCTTCGAGCAGTTCGGTCAGGAGTATCAAGGAAAGCATCCGCTCGAAGATTTCAAGAGGGCATTCCGGCTGGCTCTGCGAGATGCGCTTACCGTCTATCCACAAGCGCGGGTCAAAAAGGTCACGGGTGGCTTGCTGCTGCTACCATCGCCCCCTCCGGTACCGTACAAGGAAAAGTAG
- a CDS encoding 3'-5' exoribonuclease, with translation MLIFLDTEYTDPIQIDLISIGMVSEDGSVEFYAERSDYRTDDCNAFVKSVVLPLLDAPPANVLSRVELAIRLRTWFTALPRRVVVACDDRTDYELLIDALDGQIPPNLAGVKDVRPLIDTTTFHAAACRYHERPGSHWHHSLHDARAHRAGWLAWMDANKART, from the coding sequence ATGTTGATCTTTCTCGACACCGAATACACCGACCCGATTCAGATCGATCTCATCAGCATCGGTATGGTGTCCGAAGATGGCAGCGTGGAGTTCTACGCCGAGCGCAGCGATTACCGGACCGATGACTGTAATGCCTTCGTGAAGTCGGTCGTGTTGCCATTGCTGGATGCACCGCCCGCTAATGTCTTGAGCCGGGTGGAGCTGGCGATCCGGCTCCGCACCTGGTTCACGGCGCTGCCGCGCCGTGTCGTTGTCGCCTGCGACGACCGCACCGACTACGAACTGTTGATCGACGCCTTGGATGGACAAATCCCGCCCAATCTGGCCGGTGTCAAGGATGTGCGTCCGCTGATCGACACGACCACCTTCCACGCGGCAGCATGCCGCTATCACGAGCGGCCGGGTAGCCACTGGCACCACTCCTTGCACGACGCCAGAGCGCATCGCGCCGGTTGGCTGGCGTGGATGGACGCGAACAAGGCTCGCACATGA
- a CDS encoding helix-turn-helix domain-containing protein, whose amino-acid sequence MTEKDPRILFGRRLAQVRKQKGWSQEKLALESGIARSYLGGVERGQRNIALLNICKLAEKLQVPVGELFDFDSLDG is encoded by the coding sequence ATGACCGAAAAAGACCCGCGCATTTTGTTCGGGCGAAGGTTGGCGCAGGTCAGGAAACAAAAAGGCTGGTCACAGGAGAAATTGGCACTGGAGAGTGGCATCGCCCGTAGTTATCTCGGCGGCGTCGAGCGTGGGCAACGGAATATTGCGCTGCTCAATATTTGCAAATTGGCTGAAAAATTGCAGGTTCCCGTCGGCGAATTGTTCGATTTCGACTCGTTAGACGGCTAG
- a CDS encoding plasmid recombination protein, with product MPTQFVHIECYSLTPPKKARKNAAAKWSAGDVLAEAARRPGACDHVTTPLPPALIYGVTLEQIEAELTDIQSNARDAAGRRLRKDATVLLAGVASYPADGNDYEVWKQLTVEWLRCRFGENLRAVVEHLDESHPHLHFFIIDPIAGNVKGLHPGFVAAKGMANPVLQRMAYTEAMRAFQDEYWGHVGGPTALARVGPRRRRLTRAEWAQEQADLRAQAATLQSVRTRLEEVRVREERVTELARRTLEQAECLIYRLNELDSHPSEPEVPD from the coding sequence ATGCCCACACAGTTTGTCCACATCGAGTGTTATTCGCTGACACCACCGAAAAAGGCCAGAAAGAACGCAGCAGCAAAGTGGTCGGCCGGCGACGTCCTGGCAGAAGCTGCGCGCAGACCGGGCGCATGCGATCACGTCACGACCCCGCTGCCGCCTGCGCTGATTTATGGTGTCACCCTGGAGCAAATCGAAGCCGAGCTCACCGATATCCAGTCGAATGCCCGAGATGCCGCCGGCCGCCGACTGCGGAAAGATGCAACCGTACTGTTGGCTGGCGTAGCGAGTTACCCGGCGGATGGGAACGACTACGAGGTGTGGAAGCAGCTCACCGTCGAGTGGCTGCGATGTCGGTTCGGCGAAAACCTCCGCGCTGTCGTCGAACACTTGGACGAGTCGCATCCGCATCTGCACTTCTTCATCATCGATCCCATCGCAGGGAACGTCAAAGGCTTGCACCCTGGCTTTGTCGCCGCCAAAGGCATGGCGAATCCGGTGCTCCAGCGGATGGCGTACACCGAGGCGATGCGGGCATTCCAGGACGAATATTGGGGACACGTAGGCGGCCCCACGGCCCTGGCGCGAGTTGGTCCTCGGCGGCGGCGGCTGACGAGGGCCGAATGGGCGCAAGAACAAGCGGACCTTCGAGCGCAGGCTGCTACTTTGCAATCGGTTCGCACCAGGTTGGAAGAGGTGCGAGTACGTGAAGAACGCGTCACCGAACTCGCCCGCCGCACGCTCGAGCAAGCAGAGTGCTTGATCTATAGGCTGAATGAACTTGACTCTCATCCGTCGGAACCAGAAGTTCCGGATTGA
- a CDS encoding ISL3 family transposase has product MSSVPFWEGHIVDTVQEQEDGSLLIVLDTCPARDAVCGACHQPCALVHERRRRKVRDRDVLDKRVWLDVPVRRLDCHHCNARVAEHIVWLDRRARITHRVRLWVEALAQLLPIAHIARLTGLHWHTIKEIDHRRLKQLHGDFSAVGVRRLVMDEFALHKGHRYATVAMDAERMRVLWVGEGNSREAIRPFFELLGEQGCQRIEAVAMDMNTAMDLEVRQQCPNAEVVYDLFHVVARFGREVVDRVRVDQANTLRAEPKARQVIKRSRWLLLRNRDNLKAEQAVKLEELLAANQPLATVYLLKTELKEIWYAPSVREGARRWKAWLKLALESHITPLIQFAKRLAKYRRGILASAIYPMNSSILEGVNNRIKVIKRMAYGFRDASYFFLKIKDAFPGKTR; this is encoded by the coding sequence ATGTCGTCTGTCCCGTTTTGGGAAGGCCATATTGTCGACACCGTCCAAGAACAAGAAGACGGATCACTGTTAATCGTTCTCGATACCTGCCCGGCAAGGGATGCTGTGTGCGGAGCGTGCCACCAGCCTTGCGCCCTGGTGCATGAGCGCCGAAGGCGTAAGGTGCGCGATCGCGACGTTCTGGACAAGCGCGTCTGGCTCGATGTGCCGGTACGGCGGCTGGACTGCCATCACTGCAATGCACGAGTGGCCGAGCACATTGTTTGGCTCGACCGCCGGGCGCGCATCACGCACCGCGTGCGTCTGTGGGTCGAGGCGCTGGCGCAGTTGCTGCCCATAGCCCATATAGCCCGGTTGACCGGGCTGCACTGGCATACCATCAAAGAGATTGATCATCGGCGACTAAAGCAGCTGCACGGCGACTTCTCGGCGGTGGGCGTACGCCGCTTGGTCATGGACGAATTTGCCCTGCACAAGGGCCATCGCTACGCTACCGTGGCCATGGATGCCGAGCGTATGCGCGTCTTGTGGGTTGGGGAAGGCAACAGCCGGGAAGCGATCCGGCCATTCTTTGAGCTGCTGGGCGAGCAAGGCTGCCAGCGAATCGAGGCGGTGGCCATGGATATGAACACGGCCATGGACCTTGAAGTGCGTCAGCAATGTCCAAACGCGGAGGTGGTCTACGATTTGTTTCATGTCGTGGCCCGCTTCGGCCGCGAAGTCGTCGACCGGGTGCGCGTCGATCAAGCCAATACGTTACGGGCCGAACCAAAAGCGCGCCAGGTCATCAAGCGTAGCCGCTGGCTGTTACTACGCAACCGCGACAACCTCAAGGCCGAACAGGCCGTCAAGCTCGAAGAACTGCTCGCCGCCAATCAGCCGCTGGCAACGGTCTACCTGCTCAAGACCGAATTGAAAGAGATCTGGTATGCGCCATCGGTCCGGGAAGGTGCTCGTCGATGGAAGGCTTGGCTCAAACTCGCCTTGGAAAGCCATATCACACCGCTGATCCAGTTTGCCAAACGGCTGGCCAAGTACCGGCGCGGCATTCTGGCTTCGGCCATCTATCCGATGAACTCATCGATCCTGGAAGGCGTCAACAACCGCATCAAAGTCATCAAGCGCATGGCCTACGGATTTCGGGATGCATCCTACTTCTTCCTGAAAATCAAGGATGCGTTTCCCGGCAAAACGCGATGA